The Diorhabda sublineata isolate icDioSubl1.1 chromosome 6, icDioSubl1.1, whole genome shotgun sequence genome includes a window with the following:
- the LOC130444944 gene encoding protein LTV1 homolog translates to MPKNKIDKQNSVTFKLVHRSQQDPLIADEDAPQRVLIPIKGKQKNLDNIFKKNEPVIEDEDINNEDIKFGEIEDELDYKIKLPSSVFPSKVEEEIGMLGKAAPVSGPQLHLDPEVVAAMDDDFDYSDPENELEDNFIELANAANDSDDNDMSGCDSEDLDEVNSLLDFDAFEKEETKSRFTEYSITSSVIRRNEQLSLLDERFEKMYVGYDDQEIGALDCEEIEGEVSADDIIARCAGDLRQFQINDDESEKTELANKIKKQLEEGTFKEEEEFVEINENPKEKWDCESILSTYSNIYNHPKLISESQSGKIKIDKKTGIPHAFNRSSLTSKALNKFNEGNEKLQTSSFDQRSVISIRSKNETPEERKERKKKVKEYRRERRLEKKLNTEAFKDEAKRQVKIAINNKNNIQGNKIL, encoded by the exons ATG cctaaaaataaaattgataaacaaaattCTGTTACCTTTAAATTGGTACACAGAAGTCAACAAGATCCTTTAATTGCCGATGAAGATGCTCCACAAAGGGTTCTTATACCAATAAAAGGTAAACAAAAAAACttggataatatttttaaaaagaacgAGCCAGTTATTGAAGACGAAGATATTAATAATGAGGACATCAAATTCGGTGAAATTGAAGATGAATTggattacaaaattaaattaccCTCATCGGTATTCCCTTCAAAAGTCGAAGAAGAAATCGGTATGTTGGGAAAAGCTGCTCCTGTATCAG GTCCTCAGTTACATTTAGATCCAGAAGTTGTTGCTGCTATGGATGACGATTTCGATTATTCAGATCCAGAAAATGAACTTGAAGATAATTTCATAGAATTAGCAAATGCTGCAAACGATTCTGATGATAATGATATGTCAGGTTGTGATTCAGAAGATTTGGACGAAGTTAATTCTCTACTGGATTTCGATGctttcgaaaaagaagaaaccaaATCCAGATTCACGGAATATTCTATAACAAGTTCGGTTATAAGAAGAAATGAACAACTCAGTTTACTGGATGAAAGATTCGAGAAAATGTATGTCGGATATGACGATCAAGAGATAGGAGCTTTGGATTGCGAAGAGATCGAAGGAGAAGTATCTGCAGATGATATAATCGCTCGTTGTGCTGGGGATTTAcgacaatttcaaattaacgaCGACGAATCCGAGAAAACGGAGCTAGCtaataaaattaagaaacaacTGGAAGAAGGTACTTTTAAGGAGGAAGAAGAATTTGTGGAAATCAATGAGAATCCTAAAGAAAAATGGGATTGCGAAAGTATTTTAAGCACTTATTCGAATATTTACAACCATCCAAAGTTGATATCCGAATCCCAGtctggaaaaattaaaatagacaAAAAGACAGGAATACCCCACGCTTTTAATCGCTCTTCTCTTACATCAAAAGCTCTAAATAAATTCAACGAAGGAAACGAAAAGTTACAGACTTCCTCGTTTGATCAACGTTCTGTTATTTCTATTCGATCTAAAAATGAAACACcagaagaaagaaaagaaagaaagaagaaagtcAAAGAGTACAGACGAGAAAGAAGACtagagaaaaaattgaacacTGAAGCATTTAAAGACGAAGCTAAACGACAAGTTAAAATTgctataaataacaaaaataacatacaaggaaataaaattttgtaa
- the LOC130445411 gene encoding uncharacterized protein LOC130445411 yields MATKSTAMLERLDKRGIPKSKRKLQKHLRSAGLAYISRTGKLIPAKKVAEELCQCPHKCDSNVPMEARQHLFNHFYGLGEADLQNKFLRQHMDLRARLNIPETSTSGRPPRRITCKYLVPLLPSAETVEVCQKAFVSAFVITTKRVRLQREKLIASLGLNSYSSHNRSKNNNNTTMKNNNKSQSDIPSQSTDCDLFNYLPLPLKLMKLPSTTAAADEGTDGGGNTVTAKVPLRVKSNRKQLIDNPLIPFGILVPDGVTIAPVIATPDHDRDIAIVHNFFSNQLWKPEYIGAYS; encoded by the exons ATGGCGACAAAATCAACTGCGATGTTAGAACGTCTTGATAAAAGGGGCATTCCCAAGTCGAAAAGAAAACTCCAGAAGCATCTACGCAGTGCAGGATTAGCCTACATATCCCGTACGGGTAAATTGATACCAGCCAAAAAGGTGGCAG AAGAATTATGTCAATGTCCTCACAAATGTGATTCCAATGTGCCTATGGAGGCGCGTCAGCACCTCTTCAATCATTTTTACGGTCTCGGCGAAGCcgatttacaaaataaatttttacgaCAACATATGGACCTTCGAGCCAGATTGAATATACCGGAAACGTCGACGTCGGGACGACCACCTCGCCGTATAACCTGCAAGTATTTGGTACCTCTACTACCTTCCGCGGAAACTGTCGAAGTATGTCAAAAAGCTTTCGTAAGCGCCTTCGTTATTACCACAAAGAGAGTTAGATTACAAAGGGAAAAACTCATAGCTAGTCTAGGTTTGAACAGTTACAGCAGTCACAATAG aaGTAAGAACAATAATAATACGACGATGAAGAACAACAATAAATCCCAATCTGACATACCTTCGCAATCGACTGATTGCGATTTATTTAACTACCTCCCGTTACCTTTAAAATTGATGAAGTTACCATCGACCACTGCCGCCGCCGACGAGGGAACCGACGGCGGGGGAAACACCGTCACCGCAAAAGTGCCTTTACGCGTCAAATCTAACAGAAAACAACTTATCGATAATCCCCTTATACCGTTCGGTATATTAGTACCGGATGGGGTAACTATCGCTCCGGTTATCGCTACCCCGGATCACGATAGGGATATAGCGATTgtacataatttcttttctaatcAATTGTGGAAACCCGAATATATCGGGGCTTATTCGTGA